A single genomic interval of Daucus carota subsp. sativus chromosome 1, DH1 v3.0, whole genome shotgun sequence harbors:
- the LOC108204875 gene encoding uncharacterized protein LOC108204875 isoform X1, whose product MWVFYLISLPLTLGMVILTLRYFAGPDVPRYVYITVGYTWFCSISIIILVPADIWTTILGHENSVISFFWSWSYWSTFLLTWLVAPLIQGYEDAGDFTVMERLKTSIHVNLIFYFIVGSIGLFGLILLFTLRKKRTGTVLGLAMGCSNTFGLVTGAFLLGFALSEIPKSIWRNADWTTRQKVLSHKIAKMAVKLDNAHQDLSNAIVVAQATSKQMSKRDPLRPYMNVINNMLVQMFSEDPLFKPQGGRLGDNDMDYDTDEKSMATLRRHLRGAREEYYRYKSEYMTYVLEALELEDTIKNYERRTETGWKFVSSLRPERTGTLGSFLDSVELIWRCMMRKHLEKLLAIILGCMSVAILLAEATLLPSGLDLSLFSILINSVGKQEMLVQVFAFVPLMYMCICTYYSLFKVGMLMFYSLTPRQTSSVNLLMICSMVARYAPPISYNFLNLISLGKKKQTIFEKKMGNIDDAVPFFGENFNKIYPLIMVVYTVLVASNFFDRIISFFGNWKIFKFQTEADDLDGFDSSGLLILQKERTWIEQGRKVGEAVIPLARNFKDPGLDLETSSNGTDRNIVEMKATSSLHENELKESSTASSEARRYSGHREAISSKYAAIREQNRNIDNMNPVEDAEASLLDASNSQATKDAGGPSSSLASKWATMKSGFQTLKTNIGAKKFLPLRQVEDPKPIPRVSSPESLDDIFQRLKRPNAEEDIDIMDV is encoded by the exons ATGTGGGTGTTTTATCTGATCTCGCTGCCTCTAACGCTAGGCATGGTCATCTTAACTCTCCGATACTTCGCCGGTCCCGACGTCCCCAGATACGTCTATATCACCGTTGGATACACTTGGTTTTGCTCTATTTCTATCATTATTCTCGTCCCTGCCGACATTTGGACG ACAATTCTTGGTCATGAAAATAGTGTCATCTCTTTTTTCTGGAGCTGGTCCTATTGGAGTACGTTCTTGCTTACTTG GCTCGTGGCCCCCCTTATCCAGGGTTATGAAGATGCTGGAGACTTTACGGTGATGGAAAGACTAAAGACTAGCATACATGTTAACTTAATCTTTTACTTCATTGTGGGATCTATTGGTCTTTTTGGACTTATTCTTCTCTTTACTCTGCGCAAAAAAAG GACTGGAACTGTGTTAGGTCTAGCCATGGGTTGTTCCAATACTTTTGGACTTGTTACAGGTGCATTTCTTCTTGGTTTTGCATTGAGTGAAATTCCAAAGAGCATATGGAGAAATGCTGATTGGACCACACGCCAGAAGGTCCTGTCTCATAAAATTGCCAAAATGGCTGTGAAACTTGACAATGCTCATCAAGATCTGTCCAATGCCATTGTA GTTGCCCAGGCTACTTCCAAGCAGATGTCCAAGCGTGACCCTTTAAGACCCTACATGAATGTCATCAATAATATGTTGGTTCAAATG TTCAGTGAAGATCCATTGTTCAAACCACAAGGTGGTCGTTTAGGGGATAATGACATGGACTATGATACAGATGAGAAATCTATGGCAACACTTAGACGCCATTTAAGGGGAGCTCGAGAAGAGTACTACCGATACAAAAG CGAATATATGACATATGTATTGGAGGCTCTTGAGCTCGAAGACACAATAAAGAATTACGAAAGGAGAACTGAAACTGGATG GAAATTTGTTTCAAGTCTTAGACCTGAGCGGACTGGCACATTGGGATCCTTCCTGGATTCTGTAG AATTGATCTGGCGATGTATGATGCGGAAGCATTTGGAAAAACTGCTGGCTATCATTCTTGGTTGCATGTCAGTGGCGATTCTTTTAGCAGAGGCTACTCTCTTGCCTAGTGGACTTGATTTGTCTCTTTTTTCAATCCTTATTAATTCTGTTGGAAAGCAAGAGATGCTTGTCCAG GTCTTTGCTTTTGTTCCTTTGATGTACATGTGCATTTGCACTTACTATTCATTATTCAAAGTTGGAATGTTAATGTTTTATTCACTTACACCAAGACAAACAAGCTCAGTCAACCTGCTTATGATCTGCTC AATGGTTGCTCGATATGCTCCACCAATTTCTTATAATTTCCTCAACCTCATTAGTCTTGGTAAAAAGAAGCAGACTATTTTTGAGAAG AAAATGGGGAATATTGACGACGCTGTACCTTTTTTTggcgaaaatttcaacaaaatttatCCACTAattatggttgtatatacagtgTTGGTAGCTAGCAATTTCTTTGACCGGATAATAAGTTTTTTTGGCAACTGGAagatatttaaatttcaaactgaAGCCGATGATCTAGATGGATTTGATTCATCAGGATTACTAATTCTGCAAAAAG AGCGGACATGGATTGAGCAAGGACGAAAAGTTGGTGAAGCTGTTATTCCCTTGGCCAGGAATTTCAAAGACCCTGGACTGGATTTGGAGACATCCAGCAATGGCACA GATAGAAATATTGTTGAAATGAAAGCGACTTCCAGTTTACATGAGAATGAGTTGAAGGAAAGTTCAACAGCTTCCAGCGAGGCTCGTAGATACAGTGGACATAGAGAAGCCATTAGCAGCAAGTATGCTGCAATAAGGGAACAAAATAGAAATATAGACAACATGAATCCGGTGGAGGATGCTGAAGCCTCGTTGTTGGATGCATCCAACTCACAAGCAACTAAAGATGCAGGAGGCCCATCTTCTAGCTTAGCATCAAAGTGGGCAACAATGAAGTCAGGTTTTCAAACTCTAAAGACAAATATAGGAGCCAAAAAGTTCCTGCCCTTGCGTCAAGTTGAGGATCCCAAACCTATCCCTCGTGTTTCCTCACCGGAATCTCTAGATGATATATTTCAAAGACTGAAACGGCCTAATGCCGAGGAAGATATAGATATAATGGATGTATAG
- the LOC108204875 gene encoding uncharacterized protein LOC108204875 isoform X2, which translates to MERLKTSIHVNLIFYFIVGSIGLFGLILLFTLRKKRTGTVLGLAMGCSNTFGLVTGAFLLGFALSEIPKSIWRNADWTTRQKVLSHKIAKMAVKLDNAHQDLSNAIVVAQATSKQMSKRDPLRPYMNVINNMLVQMFSEDPLFKPQGGRLGDNDMDYDTDEKSMATLRRHLRGAREEYYRYKSEYMTYVLEALELEDTIKNYERRTETGWKFVSSLRPERTGTLGSFLDSVELIWRCMMRKHLEKLLAIILGCMSVAILLAEATLLPSGLDLSLFSILINSVGKQEMLVQVFAFVPLMYMCICTYYSLFKVGMLMFYSLTPRQTSSVNLLMICSMVARYAPPISYNFLNLISLGKKKQTIFEKKMGNIDDAVPFFGENFNKIYPLIMVVYTVLVASNFFDRIISFFGNWKIFKFQTEADDLDGFDSSGLLILQKERTWIEQGRKVGEAVIPLARNFKDPGLDLETSSNGTDRNIVEMKATSSLHENELKESSTASSEARRYSGHREAISSKYAAIREQNRNIDNMNPVEDAEASLLDASNSQATKDAGGPSSSLASKWATMKSGFQTLKTNIGAKKFLPLRQVEDPKPIPRVSSPESLDDIFQRLKRPNAEEDIDIMDV; encoded by the exons ATGGAAAGACTAAAGACTAGCATACATGTTAACTTAATCTTTTACTTCATTGTGGGATCTATTGGTCTTTTTGGACTTATTCTTCTCTTTACTCTGCGCAAAAAAAG GACTGGAACTGTGTTAGGTCTAGCCATGGGTTGTTCCAATACTTTTGGACTTGTTACAGGTGCATTTCTTCTTGGTTTTGCATTGAGTGAAATTCCAAAGAGCATATGGAGAAATGCTGATTGGACCACACGCCAGAAGGTCCTGTCTCATAAAATTGCCAAAATGGCTGTGAAACTTGACAATGCTCATCAAGATCTGTCCAATGCCATTGTA GTTGCCCAGGCTACTTCCAAGCAGATGTCCAAGCGTGACCCTTTAAGACCCTACATGAATGTCATCAATAATATGTTGGTTCAAATG TTCAGTGAAGATCCATTGTTCAAACCACAAGGTGGTCGTTTAGGGGATAATGACATGGACTATGATACAGATGAGAAATCTATGGCAACACTTAGACGCCATTTAAGGGGAGCTCGAGAAGAGTACTACCGATACAAAAG CGAATATATGACATATGTATTGGAGGCTCTTGAGCTCGAAGACACAATAAAGAATTACGAAAGGAGAACTGAAACTGGATG GAAATTTGTTTCAAGTCTTAGACCTGAGCGGACTGGCACATTGGGATCCTTCCTGGATTCTGTAG AATTGATCTGGCGATGTATGATGCGGAAGCATTTGGAAAAACTGCTGGCTATCATTCTTGGTTGCATGTCAGTGGCGATTCTTTTAGCAGAGGCTACTCTCTTGCCTAGTGGACTTGATTTGTCTCTTTTTTCAATCCTTATTAATTCTGTTGGAAAGCAAGAGATGCTTGTCCAG GTCTTTGCTTTTGTTCCTTTGATGTACATGTGCATTTGCACTTACTATTCATTATTCAAAGTTGGAATGTTAATGTTTTATTCACTTACACCAAGACAAACAAGCTCAGTCAACCTGCTTATGATCTGCTC AATGGTTGCTCGATATGCTCCACCAATTTCTTATAATTTCCTCAACCTCATTAGTCTTGGTAAAAAGAAGCAGACTATTTTTGAGAAG AAAATGGGGAATATTGACGACGCTGTACCTTTTTTTggcgaaaatttcaacaaaatttatCCACTAattatggttgtatatacagtgTTGGTAGCTAGCAATTTCTTTGACCGGATAATAAGTTTTTTTGGCAACTGGAagatatttaaatttcaaactgaAGCCGATGATCTAGATGGATTTGATTCATCAGGATTACTAATTCTGCAAAAAG AGCGGACATGGATTGAGCAAGGACGAAAAGTTGGTGAAGCTGTTATTCCCTTGGCCAGGAATTTCAAAGACCCTGGACTGGATTTGGAGACATCCAGCAATGGCACA GATAGAAATATTGTTGAAATGAAAGCGACTTCCAGTTTACATGAGAATGAGTTGAAGGAAAGTTCAACAGCTTCCAGCGAGGCTCGTAGATACAGTGGACATAGAGAAGCCATTAGCAGCAAGTATGCTGCAATAAGGGAACAAAATAGAAATATAGACAACATGAATCCGGTGGAGGATGCTGAAGCCTCGTTGTTGGATGCATCCAACTCACAAGCAACTAAAGATGCAGGAGGCCCATCTTCTAGCTTAGCATCAAAGTGGGCAACAATGAAGTCAGGTTTTCAAACTCTAAAGACAAATATAGGAGCCAAAAAGTTCCTGCCCTTGCGTCAAGTTGAGGATCCCAAACCTATCCCTCGTGTTTCCTCACCGGAATCTCTAGATGATATATTTCAAAGACTGAAACGGCCTAATGCCGAGGAAGATATAGATATAATGGATGTATAG